The Pelotomaculum isophthalicicum JI genomic interval GAAAAACAAAAAAGTAAGTAAAGCAACGAACCGGGTCAAGATTGTGAGAGACTTTTGGGCGTGCGAAAGCGGTGATTTGAGGCCTAATTCAAAGAGCGAATGAACCCGAGGATCAGTGAGGGAACTGTTTGAGCGAGTGAAGCGAGTGAAGCGAGAGAGTTTGACGTAAGCCCGAGGGTGAAGGAGTTCGCGGCTGAGGAAAGGGGACACACCTCCCTAACGGGCCTATATTTATGGTCGGAGGAATGTCCCCGATTATATAGGCCGAATATGAGCCGCGTTGTGCGCCCAAAGGTCTTATTTCCTATTTTTGCAGGAAAAACTTTTATCATTGTTGAATATCAATGAACTGCTATATTAAGTAATTTTGTAGCGAGGTTGGATCCTGATGGAACTGCTCCGCAAGGTTAAAGCGAATATTCAGCGCTACCGGATGGTGGAGCGGGGTGATCGGGTGGTGGTGGCGGTTTCCGGTGGCCCCGACTCAGTTGTATTGTTGCATTTGTTGCACCGCTTAGTGCAAGATCTGGGAATCTCTCTGCATGTGGCTCACCTTAATCACATGTTCCGCGGGGCTGAATCTGAGGCTGACGCTTTGTTCGTGGCCGGGATAGCTGAGCGTTATCATTTGCCTGCCACGGTTGAAGCTGTTGATGTCCCGGCATACCGGAGCGAAAGAGGAATTCCCGCTCAAGTGGCTGCGCGGGAAGTGCGTTATCATTTTCTCGAAGAGGTAGCCAGAAAAAACGGAGCAAGTAAAATAGCGCTGGCCCACCAGGCCGATGACCAGGCTGAAACTATTTTGCTTAATTTTTTGCGGGGCGCGGGCACAGCGGGGCTGAAGGGCATCATGCCGGTGCGGGATAATTATTATATCAGGCCGCTATTGACGGTGAGGCGATCTGAGATTGAGCGCTACTGCGTGGAAATGAACCTGTCTTTTAGAAATGATTCTTCAAACTTGAAACCTGTATATTTGCGGAACAGGGTCAGAATGGAACTAATTCCTTTATTAAAAAATGAATATAACCCGGGTCTGACAGCCTCGTTGCTCAGACTGGGCGAGATTTGCCGCGAGGAGGACGGTTATCTGGAGGAGCAGGCGGTGAAAGCATACCGTTCAGCCGGGCAAAATGACGGCAACGGGGTTATTAAATTATCACTGGCACGCTTATATGAGATGCCCAAGGCAGTTCTGCGCAGAGTGGTCAGGTTGGCTTGGCGTGACTTGACCGGTTCGGAGAGGGATTTGTCTTTTACGCACACAAAAGCCGTGTTGGATTTATTGGACAATGAAATTACCGGCTTAAGAGCATCCCTACCGGCAGGAATCGTGGCAATCAGATCCTACACGACTCTTGATTTATATGTGGAGCGAAAAAAACAGGAGCTCAGCCCTTACATTTACCCGCTAAGAGTGCCCGGTTTAACCTGGATTCCTGAGCTGGGTCTTGCTGTGCGCGCTTCGTTGACAACCATCGAGGATGCTCCGGAACCTAGTTTTTTGCCGGTAACTGAAGCCTTGTTGGATTTTGATAAACTGCCGCCGCAAATATTTGTGCGGCGGCGTTTGGAAGGGGATTTTTTTTGTCCGTACGGACGGAAGTCAACAGAAAAGTTAAAAGATTTTTTGATCAAACAGAAGGTGCCCCGGGCCGAAAGAGATTATCTTCCACTGATATGCACACCGGAAGAAATAATCTGGATTGGAGGTATACGTGTGGGGGAAAAGTGGAAAATTGAAAGTGACACTGCAAAAATACTTCATTTAGAACTGGTGCGGGGCGCCCCTGGGTATCAGGAGTCATAAAATAAATCTTTAATATTTTGTGCTGCATGGTATAATTATAATTATGGGTTTTTGTGCCCTGACTTTTAGAGAGGAAGTGGCATATTTGAATAAGGTTGTAAAAAACCTTAGTATATATTTGTTAATTGTTCTTGTTATTATCGCTTTGATCAGATATACGGCGCCCAGTAAAAATGCTGCTGAGCAATTGAGTTACAGCAAGTTTTATGAGGATTTAGAAAGCGGTCAGATCAGCAATATCGTAATTCAACCGGAGAATTATACCAACATAATCACCGGAGAGAAAAAAGACGGAAGCAAGTTTGAAACCAAGGGACTCGCCGCGGATACTGATCTGTACACGCTTCTCAAAGAAAAGAAGGTGACTTGGAAGAACGAGCCGCCGGCTCAACCCGGCTGGTGGACCGGCCTGCTGTCAACGCTGCTGCCTATACTCTTGTTCGTGGTGTTGTTCTTCTTCTTGATGCAGCAGACCCAGGGGGGCGGCAACCGGGTTATGTCTTTCGGCAAGAGCCGCGCCAGGCTGCAAAGTGATGAAAAGAAAAAAGTCACTTTTACTGATGTGGCAGGCGCAGATGAAGTAAAGGAAGAACTGGAGGAAATTGTCGAATTTTTGAAAAGCCCGAGGAAGTTTCAGGAGCTTGGCGCCAAAATACCTAAAGGAGTGCTTCTTTTCGGACCCCCCGGGACCGGCAAAACCCTTCTGGCCCGGGCCGTGGCAGGTGAAGCTGGGGTTCCCTTCTTCAGTATCAGCGGGTCGGATTTTGTGGAAATGTTTGTGGGAGTGGGGGCGTCGCGGGTCCGTGATCTCTTTGAACAGGCCAAGAAAAACGCGCCATGTATCGTTTTTGTGGATGAAATTGACGCCGTGGGCCGGCAGCGGGGCGCGGGCCTTGGGGGCGGCCATGACGAGCGCGAGCAGACTCTGAACCAGCTTCTGGTGGAAATGGACGGATTTTCGCCTAATGAGGGTATCATCATTTTGGCGGCCACCAACCGTCCGGATATTCTTGACCCGGCGCTCTTAAGGCCGGGGCGTTTCGACCGTCAGGTGGTGGTCGACGCGCCGGACGTTAACGGGCGAAAAGAAATTCTCAAAGTGCATGTGCGCGGTAAGCCTTTGGATACAGCGGTAAACCTGGAAATTATCGCGCGCCGGACCCCGGGGTTCACCGGCGCCGACCTGGCCAACCTGACTAACGAAGCGGCGCTTCTGGCGGCGCGGCAAAACCGCAAAAAGGTGACGATGGCTGACCTGGAAAATTCTATTGAGAGAGTGATTGCCGGTCCCGAGAAAAAATCCAAGGTAATCAGCGAAAAAGAAAAGTGGCTGGTTTGCTACCACGAGGCCGGCCATGCCGTGATGGGCTATCTGCTGCCTAATACCGATCCGGTGCATAAGGTATCAATTATACCGAGGGGCCGTGCCGGCGGTTACACCTTGCTCCTTCCCAAAGAGGACCGTTATTATGCCACCAAATCACAACTTATAGATCAGGTTACCATGCTGCTGGGCGGGCGTGTGGCCGAGGCCGTGGTGCTGAAAGAAATCAGCACCGGCGCGCAAAACGATCTGGAGCGTTCCACCGCTATAGTTAGAAAAATGGTAATGGAATACGGGATGAGCGACCTGGGTTCGATGACCTTCGGGCATAAGCAGGATACCCCGTTCCTCGGGCGGGATTTATCCAGGGACCGCAACTACAGTGAAGAGGTGGCAAACGCCATTGACGTGCAGGTAAGGGAAATGATTGACAGTTCATATAACAAAGCGAAGCAGCTCCTGGAAGAACACCTGGAAACCCTGCATTTGGTGGCGAAAACACTTTTTGATAAGGAAACCGTCGAAGCTGAAGAATTTGCCGAGTTGATGAAACAAGCCGGCGA includes:
- the ftsH gene encoding ATP-dependent zinc metalloprotease FtsH encodes the protein MNKVVKNLSIYLLIVLVIIALIRYTAPSKNAAEQLSYSKFYEDLESGQISNIVIQPENYTNIITGEKKDGSKFETKGLAADTDLYTLLKEKKVTWKNEPPAQPGWWTGLLSTLLPILLFVVLFFFLMQQTQGGGNRVMSFGKSRARLQSDEKKKVTFTDVAGADEVKEELEEIVEFLKSPRKFQELGAKIPKGVLLFGPPGTGKTLLARAVAGEAGVPFFSISGSDFVEMFVGVGASRVRDLFEQAKKNAPCIVFVDEIDAVGRQRGAGLGGGHDEREQTLNQLLVEMDGFSPNEGIIILAATNRPDILDPALLRPGRFDRQVVVDAPDVNGRKEILKVHVRGKPLDTAVNLEIIARRTPGFTGADLANLTNEAALLAARQNRKKVTMADLENSIERVIAGPEKKSKVISEKEKWLVCYHEAGHAVMGYLLPNTDPVHKVSIIPRGRAGGYTLLLPKEDRYYATKSQLIDQVTMLLGGRVAEAVVLKEISTGAQNDLERSTAIVRKMVMEYGMSDLGSMTFGHKQDTPFLGRDLSRDRNYSEEVANAIDVQVREMIDSSYNKAKQLLEEHLETLHLVAKTLFDKETVEAEEFAELMKQAGEAERLDRVN
- the tilS gene encoding tRNA lysidine(34) synthetase TilS, which gives rise to MELLRKVKANIQRYRMVERGDRVVVAVSGGPDSVVLLHLLHRLVQDLGISLHVAHLNHMFRGAESEADALFVAGIAERYHLPATVEAVDVPAYRSERGIPAQVAAREVRYHFLEEVARKNGASKIALAHQADDQAETILLNFLRGAGTAGLKGIMPVRDNYYIRPLLTVRRSEIERYCVEMNLSFRNDSSNLKPVYLRNRVRMELIPLLKNEYNPGLTASLLRLGEICREEDGYLEEQAVKAYRSAGQNDGNGVIKLSLARLYEMPKAVLRRVVRLAWRDLTGSERDLSFTHTKAVLDLLDNEITGLRASLPAGIVAIRSYTTLDLYVERKKQELSPYIYPLRVPGLTWIPELGLAVRASLTTIEDAPEPSFLPVTEALLDFDKLPPQIFVRRRLEGDFFCPYGRKSTEKLKDFLIKQKVPRAERDYLPLICTPEEIIWIGGIRVGEKWKIESDTAKILHLELVRGAPGYQES